Proteins encoded together in one SAR202 cluster bacterium window:
- a CDS encoding glyoxalase, which produces MVVNARIQHAAFHATDVKKARKFYGDVLGLKEIIRPTLGSRGIWFSMGPEQEIHISISSESAVPGPGRNLNPRKRGNEGRHLAFAVDDLDEVKGRLKANGFSWVGSNDNLPQIFTEDLDGNLVEINSGWMKQKEKY; this is translated from the coding sequence ATGGTCGTTAACGCTAGGATTCAGCACGCCGCTTTCCATGCCACAGACGTGAAGAAGGCTCGCAAGTTTTATGGCGATGTCCTGGGCCTCAAGGAGATTATTAGGCCGACGCTGGGCAGCCGAGGCATCTGGTTTAGCATGGGGCCGGAGCAGGAGATACACATATCGATCAGCAGCGAGAGCGCGGTGCCGGGCCCGGGGCGGAACCTGAACCCTCGGAAGCGGGGAAATGAAGGGCGGCACCTGGCCTTCGCGGTGGACGACCTGGACGAAGTGAAGGGGCGGCTGAAGGCTAACGGGTTCTCGTGGGTGGGATCCAACGACAACCTGCCGCAGATTTTCACCGAGGACCTGGATGGGAACCTGGTGGAGATAAATTCGGGATGGATGAAGCAGAAGGAGAAGTATTAG
- a CDS encoding DUF4276 family protein yields MIHLFLEDSKGQPTFETLVGRITNKKFKYIRLKGGEILNAKSVIAHIKVSRPMRDDSVLALADKDCQKERYRQVKEIERQVSEVFPDLSFQYIIAVEETESWLSADTNALETLLKPSRPLQKSPQGECHDPKEYLKNIYRAHAKRPYVPTIENPRIANQIDLRIVRSLNRSFDDFCKAIS; encoded by the coding sequence ATGATTCACCTCTTCTTAGAGGACTCAAAGGGCCAACCTACTTTCGAGACTCTAGTTGGTAGAATCACCAATAAGAAATTTAAGTACATTCGATTAAAAGGCGGCGAAATTCTAAATGCTAAGTCGGTGATAGCACATATTAAGGTCTCTCGTCCAATGCGAGATGATTCTGTATTGGCCCTCGCTGATAAGGATTGCCAGAAAGAGCGGTATAGGCAGGTTAAGGAGATAGAGAGACAAGTTTCAGAAGTTTTCCCGGATTTGAGCTTCCAATACATAATCGCAGTGGAAGAGACTGAGTCCTGGTTATCAGCCGATACTAACGCCCTTGAGACGTTACTAAAACCAAGTCGACCACTGCAAAAATCTCCACAGGGTGAATGCCACGACCCTAAAGAGTACCTCAAGAACATCTATAGAGCCCATGCAAAGCGTCCGTATGTCCCCACGATTGAAAATCCACGAATTGCAAATCAGATAGATCTTAGAATTGTTCGCTCTCTTAACCGAAGCTTCGACGATTTCTGTAAAGCAATTTCTTAA
- a CDS encoding isocitrate lyase/phosphoenolpyruvate mutase family protein encodes MRKGLPIEKTAERVASRATVLRDLHAGPAILVLPNAWDAASARAFQNAGFPALATTSGGVAAAIGYKDHEDAPEKEMIAAAARITRAVDIPVSVDFKAGYGLPPERIAQELILAGAAGCNLEDSDHHGGSGIVDADRHAERLAALKAALCKEGANLVLNARVDVFIRKLGTPDQQLKEGLRRARLYRQAGADCIYPITLADEAMIAEFTRAVGVVNVNVRRGGPVTVARAAALGVRRVTYATSLFRETMTFVEGIAEELKALAAPAR; translated from the coding sequence ATGCGCAAAGGTCTTCCCATCGAGAAGACAGCCGAAAGAGTAGCGTCCAGGGCTACCGTCCTTCGCGATTTACACGCAGGTCCGGCTATTCTGGTTCTTCCCAACGCGTGGGATGCAGCATCTGCCCGGGCATTCCAGAACGCGGGCTTCCCGGCCCTCGCGACCACCAGCGGCGGGGTCGCAGCCGCTATCGGTTACAAAGACCACGAGGACGCGCCGGAAAAGGAGATGATCGCCGCCGCGGCCCGGATCACCCGCGCGGTCGATATTCCGGTGAGCGTCGACTTCAAGGCCGGGTATGGCCTGCCGCCGGAACGGATTGCCCAAGAGTTGATTTTGGCAGGCGCGGCCGGATGCAACCTGGAGGACTCTGACCACCACGGCGGGAGCGGGATAGTGGACGCTGACCGCCATGCCGAGCGCCTGGCCGCCCTGAAAGCCGCGCTGTGCAAGGAAGGGGCCAATCTCGTTCTCAATGCGCGCGTGGATGTCTTCATCCGAAAGCTAGGGACGCCGGATCAACAGCTGAAGGAAGGACTGAGGCGGGCGCGGCTCTACCGTCAGGCAGGCGCAGATTGCATCTATCCCATCACCCTGGCCGACGAAGCGATGATCGCCGAGTTCACCCGTGCCGTCGGCGTCGTGAACGTAAATGTTCGCCGTGGGGGTCCGGTAACGGTCGCGCGAGCGGCAGCCCTCGGTGTGCGACGCGTCACCTACGCGACGAGCCTCTTCCGCGAGACCATGACCTTCGTCGAAGGCATTGCTGAAGAACTAAAGGCGCTGGCAGCGCCAGCACGCTAG
- a CDS encoding M20/M25/M40 family metallo-hydrolase — MPSKELQQIYKHIDDHQPEHVQRLRDWIKQPSVSNTGEGIPECAEMTRRYFQDIVGCQKTEVVDVGVTEWGAKGNPVVYAEYDAGAPKTVILYMMYDTMPIFDVKQWRRHPYAADIIEQPPFKKVVIGRGAVNSKGPQMAMINSMNSIRAVAGKLPVNVFIIAEGDEERMSIGLRKFVHMRKDRLSKAQAMLGFGRQSARGVAIPHNGSEGCLYIELETSGKRWGKGPYDGPIHGGYKRTVDSPAWRHIKMLSTLVDDTGNKILVDGWYDNMEGPTKADQPLIEETLKLVNMESSARNLRIGGFIDELDTPRDMLMQALYGTSFNLDGIWGGLTEPGTAGSIMPDKVTSKHNCRYVPHQDGPDLLKKLRRHLDEHGYSDVEIRVIGDVPSLNADYNSDLSKALFRMYEQFGVQYEKLPGTGVAQMGPYWPGYLFGRDPLKLQVAMGGLGHGGRAHAIDEFFVIEGNDKVYGLAGAEKGFATILYNFAGLN, encoded by the coding sequence ATGCCCTCCAAAGAGCTGCAGCAAATTTATAAACACATCGATGACCATCAGCCCGAGCACGTCCAGCGCCTTCGAGACTGGATTAAGCAGCCTAGCGTCTCCAACACCGGCGAGGGCATACCTGAGTGCGCCGAGATGACCCGCCGCTACTTCCAGGACATCGTCGGCTGCCAGAAGACGGAGGTTGTGGACGTCGGCGTCACCGAGTGGGGCGCGAAAGGCAATCCCGTCGTTTACGCCGAATACGATGCCGGCGCACCCAAGACGGTTATCCTCTACATGATGTACGACACCATGCCTATCTTCGACGTGAAGCAGTGGCGCCGCCACCCCTACGCCGCAGATATCATCGAGCAGCCGCCCTTCAAAAAAGTCGTCATTGGGCGCGGCGCGGTCAACAGCAAAGGCCCCCAGATGGCCATGATCAACTCCATGAACTCTATCCGCGCCGTCGCGGGCAAGCTGCCGGTCAATGTCTTCATCATCGCCGAGGGCGACGAGGAGCGAATGAGCATCGGCCTTCGCAAGTTCGTCCACATGCGCAAGGACCGTCTGTCCAAAGCCCAGGCCATGCTCGGTTTCGGGCGGCAGAGCGCGCGAGGCGTCGCCATTCCCCATAACGGCTCCGAGGGCTGCCTCTACATCGAACTCGAGACCTCCGGCAAACGATGGGGCAAAGGCCCCTACGACGGCCCCATCCACGGCGGCTACAAGCGCACCGTCGACAGCCCCGCCTGGCGGCATATCAAAATGCTATCGACCCTCGTCGATGACACCGGCAACAAAATCCTCGTCGATGGCTGGTACGACAACATGGAAGGCCCCACCAAGGCCGATCAGCCCCTTATCGAAGAGACTCTAAAGCTGGTAAACATGGAATCCTCGGCCAGGAACCTGCGCATCGGCGGCTTTATAGATGAGCTGGACACGCCCCGCGACATGCTCATGCAGGCCCTCTACGGCACCAGCTTTAACCTCGATGGCATCTGGGGCGGCCTCACTGAGCCCGGCACCGCTGGCTCCATCATGCCCGACAAGGTGACCTCCAAACACAACTGCCGCTACGTCCCCCACCAGGATGGCCCGGACCTGCTCAAGAAGCTGCGTCGCCATCTCGATGAGCATGGCTACTCCGACGTGGAGATTCGTGTCATCGGCGATGTGCCTTCCCTCAACGCCGACTACAACAGCGACCTCTCCAAAGCTCTCTTCCGAATGTACGAGCAGTTCGGCGTCCAGTACGAGAAGCTGCCCGGCACCGGCGTGGCCCAGATGGGGCCTTACTGGCCTGGCTACCTCTTCGGCCGCGATCCGCTAAAGCTTCAAGTCGCCATGGGCGGCCTGGGCCACGGCGGCCGCGCCCACGCCATCGACGAGTTCTTCGTCATCGAGGGCAATGACAAGGTCTACGGCCTGGCCGGCGCGGAGAAGGGCTTCGCCACCATCCTCTACAACTTCGCGGGCCTAAACTAG
- a CDS encoding carboxymuconolactone decarboxylase family protein — translation MDADTAGSSANGASDEKIDAISRFRASDLFTREERAALALAEGMTVTPVDVTDQVFSEAQACFTNEQLVELVATIAMENYRARFNRTFQVGSPGVAERRRPQPQGSGNAP, via the coding sequence ATGGACGCTGACACTGCTGGAAGCAGTGCCAACGGCGCCTCGGACGAAAAGATAGATGCCATTTCGCGCTTTCGTGCCAGTGACCTATTCACTCGCGAGGAGAGGGCGGCGCTGGCCCTGGCCGAGGGGATGACTGTGACGCCGGTCGACGTGACAGACCAGGTGTTTTCAGAAGCCCAGGCCTGCTTCACCAATGAACAGCTCGTCGAACTCGTGGCGACCATCGCCATGGAAAACTACCGCGCCCGGTTCAATCGAACGTTCCAGGTTGGGTCGCCAGGCGTCGCCGAACGCCGGCGCCCGCAGCCCCAAGGAAGTGGAAACGCGCCTTGA
- a CDS encoding aldolase, giving the protein MARLNRVVDLLSQGKPAFGAWSNNGNLDDLAFITDAGYDYVFIDNEHTGLDFPSLRLSLQALLSRKRILDTKGLQAHPTPFVRVTPNSREQNQWVLKHTLDLGTYGIVMPTMDSVEAAEAAVKACRYPQRKGAKDLEPKGERGWHPHDVAVRYWGITVEEYTDKADLWPLDPDGEVILVGIIETVKGCKALPDILKQVKGIGVIMAGAGDLSVDMGLGGAASGKPEVQEMVMQTLATCKKFGVPCATGARSPKEVEQRLEQGFMMLTDIPLKSPAVIQHGRKMRGEKA; this is encoded by the coding sequence ATGGCAAGACTAAATCGAGTTGTTGACCTCCTATCGCAGGGAAAACCCGCCTTCGGCGCCTGGTCCAACAACGGCAACCTGGACGACCTGGCCTTCATCACCGACGCCGGCTACGACTACGTCTTCATCGACAACGAGCACACCGGCCTGGACTTCCCCTCCCTTCGCCTTTCCCTTCAGGCCCTCCTCAGCCGCAAGCGCATCCTGGACACCAAGGGCCTCCAGGCCCACCCCACCCCCTTCGTCCGCGTCACCCCCAACTCGCGAGAGCAGAACCAGTGGGTGCTGAAGCACACTCTGGATTTAGGCACCTACGGCATCGTCATGCCCACTATGGACTCCGTCGAGGCCGCCGAGGCCGCCGTCAAGGCCTGCCGCTATCCCCAGCGCAAGGGCGCCAAGGACCTGGAGCCCAAGGGCGAGCGCGGCTGGCACCCCCACGACGTCGCTGTGCGGTACTGGGGCATCACCGTTGAGGAGTACACCGACAAGGCCGACCTCTGGCCCCTGGACCCCGACGGCGAGGTTATCCTGGTCGGCATCATCGAGACCGTGAAAGGTTGCAAGGCCCTGCCCGACATCCTCAAGCAGGTCAAGGGCATCGGCGTCATCATGGCCGGCGCCGGCGACCTGTCGGTAGACATGGGCCTGGGCGGCGCGGCGTCGGGCAAGCCCGAGGTCCAGGAAATGGTTATGCAGACCCTGGCGACGTGCAAAAAGTTTGGCGTCCCCTGCGCCACCGGCGCCCGCAGCCCCAAAGAGGTGGAGCAGCGTCTGGAGCAAGGCTTCATGATGCTCACCGACATCCCCCTCAAGTCCCCCGCCGTCATCCAGCACGGCAGGAAGATGCGGGGTGAGAAAGCTTAA